In Candida albicans SC5314 chromosome 4, complete sequence, the genomic window aaatttattaatatccTCCTCTTTTTGATCTTCTTGATTaagaattgataattttttcaataattcttgttctaatttataattatcaattttttcttgacGTTTATTCATAggatttaattgatatgaTTCACCTTTGAGtaaaatctttaattttttagaTTGTTCCAATGTTAAAATATCATCgtaattcattaaattttctAAATATGTGAATATAAATCTTTGAcccaattttaaattttcaaatttataatttaaattaataataatattaccatcatcaccatcacaatcatcatcatctttcattaataatttagtATATAATTCACCAATATAATACcataaatttaaaaatggaATATATTTAGTAGATATTTCTTCTATTTGTTCATTATCActaaataatgataattgttCCACTAATtgtaaaattaatttaaattcaGAAATAAGTTTCGTTAATCGTTTTTGATACGACACCGAGTCTTGTCTTTCAGatatattttgtaaattgtCATATTGTTGTATAGCTAATTTGTATCTTTCTGCTACTGTCAATTGTTCCATAATTAATGAAGGGGAGAGGAGGGGGAAGATATAATTAATGCAACCAAAATTGATGGATATATATACTCTTGGTGTAAACAGATGGAGGCAAAAAGTTGATGGAAATGATGGATGTgaaaatcttcaatttaaaagaaatgaaagtGTGTAGTCGTGTGAGTGACaatattggaaaatatTGTTAAGGTGATAATGTTAAAATCAAGgcaaagcaaaaaaaaagtcaatcaatgaattaGTAATATCAAAAAGGACAGTTTCTTTCAATTACTTTACAATAGTTTTAACTTTATTCATTTGACTATTCATATCACTAATTCTCCTATCCCCCTCTCCTCCCCCTCGTTACcctttatttgaatttctccaaaacaattatatccctgttttttcttaataTAGTATCATCCTTTTCACTCATCATGTCAGCACCAGCATATTATGAATTATATAGAAGATCAACCATTGGAGTAACATTAATGGATGCATTAGATACATTAATATctgatgaaaaaattcaacCTCAATTAGCTAATagaatattaattaattttgataGAATAATTGctgaaaatttgaaaaatgaaaatatcGTGgggaaatcaaaattaatatttaaAGGTGATTTAGATACTTATCGATTTTGTGATGATGTTTGGACatttataattaaaaatgtcattattaaattaaatgatgtATCCTCAAAAgatagtggtggtggtgataaagataaagataGTGGTGATTTGGAATTGaatgttgataaatttaaaattgttgcTTGTAATTCTAGAAAGGCTGGTGAGATGTAACACAGAAAAGTAATAACTAAAAAAGGTAATATCTATTTTGATCTATCTATACATAAgtttatataatatatttcTATGTATGTATATCTATTTGTTGAATGAAATAACTGCCCATTTACCGGAACTACTCCAAAGTTGACCATTTTCATTACCCATATTTTCATAttctttaatcaatttttcatttactCCTTCAGGtaatccaacaacaacatcagcTTTACAAGTACGCAAGGATAAAACTGGTAAATTTGAAGTTGATAATTCCTGTATGGCA contains:
- the TOA2 gene encoding transcription initiation factor IIA subunit gamma (Putative TFIIA small subunit; protein abundance decreased in CAI4 strain compared to the SC5314 strain, abundance not affected by reintegration of URA3 in CAI4; flucytosine induced; possibly an essential gene (UAU1 method)) produces the protein MSAPAYYELYRRSTIGVTLMDALDTLISDEKIQPQLANRILINFDRIIAENLKNENIVGKSKLIFKGDLDTYRFCDDVWTFIIKNVIIKLNDVSSKDSGGGDKDKDSGDLELNVDKFKIVACNSRKAGEM